CGGAGATGAGCTGCGGTTCAGATTGTGGGGGATTGTAGCACGGGGAGGGGGCGTGTGCACAGCCGGGCATGAGCCGGTGGTGTCCATAGTTTTGTGTAGTCTCATCTGGGCACGTCCGGATCAAGGGCCGTCGTCAGGACATAGACGATCCTCTCGCAGCTCCTGTCATCGGCGAGGCTCCGCATGGGGTTGGTCCGGCGGCGGATCCCCTCCTGGTACCGCTCGATCGGGTTGGTGGTTCTCAGGGTCTTCCAGAGGTGCTTCTGGAACTGCATGTACACCAGCGTCCGGCCGAAGTTCCTCTTGAGCGACCGCACGGCCTTGGGCTCGTCAGGGAACCACCGCTCCGAGAACCGGTCGAGACGTTGCCGTGCGTCGGGCACGTCCTGGGCCTCCCTGTAGATGGCCCTCGCTTCGGCGAGGAAGACATCCCGCTTGCTCTTGTTCCTGAGGTGGGCCGCGGCTGCCCGGATCTTGTGTTCGGTGCAGAGCTGCGTGGCGGTGTAGGGGAAGACCTGACCCAGCGCAGCGGCGATGCCTCCAGCGCCATCGTGTACGATCAGCTCGAGGTTGTCGTCTCTCATGCCCCTCTTCCTGAGGTCTTCGAGGAACGCCGCCCACTCCATCTGGCTTTCGGCGAACGCGAGCTTGAAGCCGAGGAGCGTCTTCCTGCCGGCCTGATCGATCCCCATGGCGAAGAGCACCGGGCTCTTGCGGTCGTAGCGCTTTCGGACGGACATCCACAGGCCGTCGATGAACAGGTACTGGTAGGAGCCCGTGATCGGGCTCTTTCTGTAGGCTGCGACCTCCTGGTCCACACCCTTGAGGATCCTGCTCACCGCACTCGCCGAGATGCCGGAGCCGCTGAACGCCCGCGCGACACCGCGGACCTTCCGCATGGACGTGCCGGTGACGAAGCACTGAAGCACGGCCATGTCGAACGACTCCCGCCGGCGCTGATACCAGCCGAAGAACCTGGTCCTGAACGTGAGGTTCCTGGCCCTGGGGACGCGGATGCCGGAGATGTGGCCGAACGTCGTCAGCAGCCCCCGTGTGTAGAAGCCGTTCCGGTAGTCCAGCCTGTCTTGCGTGCGCTCGTGGGAGCCACATCTCACGAGTTCCTCGAGCTCATCGAGCATCCCGTTCTCGAGGGTGTCCTTGATCTTCTTCCTCGCTGCCAGGCAGATCTCGTCTTCGGCAGGGCCCTTTACTTCACTCCAGAGCTTGCGTATCATGGGCGTCGAGAGGCCTCGGTCTCTCACGGGCATATCTTCCTCTCCATGGCGATGGGTAGGATCCGGGTATGCCCGTCTCTCTATCCTGCGGCCTCGCCTCCCGACAAGGCCCTCTTACACAAGAACCGGTACACTACTCCATCCCGCGCCGGATTGACCTTGCTGGACCACCGTGATATGGTGGAACGGCGTTACGAGATCCCGGGTGAGGTCATGATGCTCGGGGCATGGGCAGGAAGGAGGGCTCCGTGGCGACTCGCGGTGTTGCAGGCATGGCGGCTGCACTGGGGATCCTCGCTCTCGTTGCGGGCTGCGGCGACGAGGGCCCTTCGGACAACGAGAACGGCATCGTTGCGGAGTACTACACTGACCTCGCGGCTTTCACCGCGCGGCTGGACGACGTGAACGAAGTGGACTTCGACGACATCGACGCCGGCGGGCCCGGCTCGCACGCGTGGTTTGACGCCGAGCGCTACCTCGACTCGGACCTCATCGTCATCACGGGCGAGGACGGTCAGTACGTGAGTGAGGACTTCGGCTACCCCGTCGACTTCCCGCCCGTGTCGGCGATGAACTCGTACGCACCGGGCCCGGTCGCCACTCCGGCCGGCGGCGGCAATGTGACCATCGTCACGTTCGAGGAAGCCGGGAACGAGGCGCTCACGACCGGGTTCGGTCTCTGGTTCATCGACGCGGACTATGCCGAGGACGGTCCCTGCACGCTTGCGGTGTTCGACACGACGGGCCAGCGCATCGGTCTCGTCACGGACATCGAGACGGGCGACGGCGAGCACACATTCCGCGGCATCGTGATGGTGGACGAGGCCACGGGACAGCCGGCTCGCGTCATCGCGCGCGTCAGAATCGTGAACGGCGACGGCTGGCCCGGCGGCGACGACAACGAGGGAGTGGCCCTCGACGACTTCACGTTCGACGACCCGTTCGCGCCGTAGCGACGGGCCGTCGGCTCAGTTCGCCGCCTTCTCGTCAACCCGGCCGATGCGGAGGTCCTCCGGCGCGCCCTGCGCGACCGGGTCGAGGTAGCGGCCGCGGTCCTCGGCGCTCTTCGGAACGCGCACCTCGGACCCGGCCCTGGTCGCGACCGCGTCGTGGCGCACTCCCGTGACCTGCCAGCAGACCTTCATGCCGGGCTCGCCGCCGGCGATCCGGAAGGCGCCGCTCTGCACCTCGTCGGCGACGAAGAGGTTCGGACCCGGCGCGCCGACCGCCGTCAGCTGGTACCGGAAGTCGGCGTTCAGGGCCTCGAACCAGTCGGGCATCTGCACCGTGGCCTCGCCGCGGGCGTCGAGCACGACCGTGCCGTCGTAGACGGTCTTCATCTCGTCGCTGGCGACCAGGGGGTGGCGCAGGTAGCTGTTGGCCGGGTCGGTCGGGTCGTCGATCTCCATGCGGGCGAGAACGGGGTTGATCGACCCCGCCACGCGGACGTCGCCGTCTAAGTAGCCGGCCCAGTTGTTCACACCGCCGTGGGCGGTGCCATAGACGCCGACGTTCCAATCGCCGCCGCTGGCCACTCCGTACACGCCGAAGCAGGTCCCGGTCCCCCCGGTCACGGCGCCGTAGGCACCGTAGTAGCTCGCGGACCCGGTGGCCGTTACGTCACCCCGCACTCCCATGTACCCGCCGGCGAACTTGCCGCCGAACCCGTAGTAGTCGTTTGCGGTCGCATCCCCGTACACGGCCACTCCGTCGGCGGCCGTGGAACTCGCGAAGTAGCCGTGTATCGCCTTGGCGTCGCTGCTCGCGTAGTAGTTGAACGCGCGTATCGTCCCGTACTCGCTGTCGTTCTCGAAGAGCGACGACCCCATCGAGTACATGCTCCCGTCGGTCGCCACGTAGAAGGGCGAGTAGAACCCGCTCGGCGTGAGGAGATAGCAGTGTATCCATGTCCCGGAGGTCGAGGTGGACGGAGCGGTCATGACGACCATCTCGTCGCCGGAGTTGGCCGGCTCGGTCCTGGAGAGATGGAGCGCACTCGAGTAGGGCCCGGAGGACGTGTTCTTCAGCGCGAGAGCCGGCAGCGTCGTCGCCGTCTCGACGGTCAGGTGCGCGTCCGTGGTGGTCGTCGTCCCGATCCCGATGTTCCCGCCGCTCTCGTACGCG
The window above is part of the Candidatus Effluviviaceae Genus I sp. genome. Proteins encoded here:
- a CDS encoding IS256 family transposase, which encodes MRDRGLSTPMIRKLWSEVKGPAEDEICLAARKKIKDTLENGMLDELEELVRCGSHERTQDRLDYRNGFYTRGLLTTFGHISGIRVPRARNLTFRTRFFGWYQRRRESFDMAVLQCFVTGTSMRKVRGVARAFSGSGISASAVSRILKGVDQEVAAYRKSPITGSYQYLFIDGLWMSVRKRYDRKSPVLFAMGIDQAGRKTLLGFKLAFAESQMEWAAFLEDLRKRGMRDDNLELIVHDGAGGIAAALGQVFPYTATQLCTEHKIRAAAAHLRNKSKRDVFLAEARAIYREAQDVPDARQRLDRFSERWFPDEPKAVRSLKRNFGRTLVYMQFQKHLWKTLRTTNPIERYQEGIRRRTNPMRSLADDRSCERIVYVLTTALDPDVPR